From the Drechmeria coniospora strain ARSEF 6962 chromosome 02, whole genome shotgun sequence genome, the window TGGGGGCTCGATGCCGACTTCCTTAAGCTGCGGCGATGTCAGGGAAAAGAGGGATTCCCACGACGGAAACTTGGACGCGTGCTTGTTCAGTCCGCGGCCGATGAGGGTGAGAAATGTCTGGACGTCGGGCACGAACGGTCGTGGCTGGGGGATGGCCGGTGGGGGTCTCGTCTTGTGAAGCCATCTCGTTTGACTACCAACTGATCGATGAACGCTCCAGACTGATGGCGCCAGGAGGCGCAGGCATGACCGGACTTTCATGCTAGTTGCGACAAATTCCGAGTCAGCGAGAAATTCCACGACCGTTGTCTCGGTAGATAGACGTGTTGTGACTCACCTGAAGGCTGTGTTTGCTGCATACATGCAGTGGTCGCTCACAGGACAAGATCTCGAGCTTCTCTAATTCGGAGGCGATAGGCTACGGAAATTTGACAGTTGCCATTACTCAGCAAGGCTGCGCTATGGTAGATCAGGGTGCGGGGCCTCGCGTGGACTAGTAcagacagtacttactgtacagtacaagtactgtaaaaTAAAACCTGGTCTCCGTACGTGCAATTACAGCATACTTATTAatttctccgtacggagtactccgtaataatactacatGCTTCATTCAGTtcagtacctacttaagtaccaagtaagtattcCGTAGTGGGCATTGGCTGGCTGTAATCTGGACTACTGTACAGATAACACGCCATAAAaaaatactccgtacttaagtacacgCCAAAGACTCCGTGCGTCCACAACAGCGAAGAACGGGGTGAATGGCATGGTATCCGTACAGCGCAAGAAACGTGCAACGGAGTTTCTACACCCAAGCGAAaattcatgtacatgtaactaTAAGCACTCCGCACGGGTAGAAAGTATCAAGCACAACAGAGTAATGTACGCTTAATAGTACAAGTGGTACTTGTATTTACAAGCAAGACACGGAGGAATACATGCACGCACTAATAaatagtacagtacggagtacatatgGAGTAATAGTCCGTACACGCGTTTGGTATGCCTACAACTtggaagtacagtactccgtattaagCCAACGTAatatacagagtactgtaagcagaTGCACACCACTAGGTAGTAtttagtataagtataacGTCGAAGCCAGCCTATCTTATCACACATCAAGTCTCCTCACATTCCTTCTCCTCTTTACTCACTCGTCACTGTTCTGGGAGTTTGCATAGTGACCAAAGCACGATGATGTAATTCGTCCAGTATGCTATCTTGTCGGCAATGCCTTGGATTCAGATGCCTCTGGTCCAGACTTCGTCACACCAAAGGCTTCGTGCGTCCACAACGGCGAAGATTGGGCTGAATGGTGCGTCACTGCCGTTGTCACTCTACATCCACACGGCGCATGAATTTCTGCTAACGCTCGACACAGACGCTGTTCCGAACGAAGTTCTCACATACCTCCAGTCCATACCTTCTCTCGATGCCGCCAATGCATCGCTTGGGGATTCAGTCGTTGAACAAGGAGAACGATCGTCGAAGCGCCGCAAAGTCAGCACCAACGCAACACCCCCCGTGTCCGTGGCAAAGGCGGACATCGCATTCTCCCGGCCATGCAGAGAAGATGCACCAACGAGCTTCACCAGTACCATCCACGGCACTTCGTCGAATCTAAGGCTTCGACTCGAACCTGATGGAAGTTTTTGCATGgaggcggcaccgtcgtcatcccgTCACCTTTTTTCCGCCTCGATTTCGCTTCAGCCGCACGATGCAAGCGAAACTGCACGTCGAATATTGGATGTTTCCGGCCATAGCAGGGACCAGAGCTCACCAGGAGCAATTTGGACCGCCGCTACTCTTGTCGTCAACCGTGACGGGCCTGTGGTTTCCATGCTGATTTCCCTCGAATTATTCTGGAACGAAACCCAATCGCCGCTGTTGCCATTGAGAAGCCGTGCGGAACGCAAGCTGAGCCAAAAGCTAATCGATGTTTTCTTTCCGATAACGCCGCCCGCTCGTGATTTCGCCGGATGGTCTCCCATGGACTTCTATGATGCGGCTTACGTGCCGCCGAAGGACGATCACGATTCACAAACAATTCGTGTGCCTGAACTTGAAGCAACACTGTTTCCTTATCAGAAGAGGACACTCTGCTGGCTTCTTGCTCGGGAAGGGATGCAgtggtcggcgtcggagtCACAACCTCGGCCGCTGCCCCGCAACGACGTAGAGCCGCAAGTGAACGCTTTTCGATCTTTGACGGATTCCAATGGTGACCCGGTCTTTGTTAGTGATCTATTTCAGACGGTCACGCGAGACACGATTCTCTATCGACAGGCCGACACCTCCGTGCGAGGTGGtatcctcgccgaggaaaTGGGACTGGGCAAAACGTTGGAGATCCTGAGCCTCATACTCTTGAATCGTCATCCTGGCCCGTCGACACAGGAAGAGGCCAGATCCGGCACGCATCTCACGTCGACTCGCGCGACCTTGATTGTCACGCCAGAATCGTTGCGGCCACAATGGATGTCTGAAATTTCACGCCACGCACCGCATTTGCGAGTCAAGCACTACCAAGGATGCAAGAGGCTGAAAAATATCAACCAAGATTTTGTCGTAAAAGAGCTTTCCGATTTCGATGTTGTCATTACAACATATTCTGTTTTGTCGGCCGAACTCCACTTTGCTTTGGAACCACCGAAGCGAGCGCGGAGATATGAACGAGCCTACGACCGCCCCCTGTCGCCTCTAGTCAAGATACTCTGGTGGAGGCtctgcctcgacgaggcccagaTGATCGAGAATGGCTACTCGCAAgcttccgtcgtcgcccgagTACTACCCCGAGTCAACGCCTGGGGCATCACGGGAACGCCTGTGAAGGATAATGTCAACGACTTGGCCGGCCTCCTATCCTTCCTACAGTACCAGCCGTACTGCTCTGCATCCCATATCTGGCAGTCTTTGATCAAAGACCACAAGCCACTATTCCAGCAAATCTTTAAATCCATCTCGCTTCGGCATACCAAGGCCCTGGTACGGGACGAGATCATGCTCCCGCCTCAAAACCGCTATGTCATCAGCATGCCTTTtacggccgtcgaggaacaGCACTACCAGACTTTGTTCAAAGACATGGCCGAGGAGTGCGATTTGGACTTGGATGGCGCGCCGTTGCTTGGAGATTGGGAACCTTCCAAGTACGAAGATGCCATGAGGCGATGGCTCAACCGCCTGCGACAGGCGACCCTTCACCCCGACGTGGGAGTATACAGCCGTCGGCTTCTGGGTTCCAGTAAATATCGACCAATGCGGACTGTGGATGAGGTGCTCAGCGCCATGCTCGATCAAAGCGACAACACCATTCGACATACAGAACGAGCCTACCAACTAAGCCGCCTTCACCGTGGCCAACTTCTCGAGAATAGCCCTCGTGTGAAGGAAGCTCGTGCGATCTGGGAAGAGGTGCGAGTAGACACCGAGAAACTTGTGGGGCTTGCTCGCAAGACACTTGAAGATGCTTTGCGTGAGCATGGAAGCGAGAATGCGGCCAGAAAAGCTACAATAGCCGGCAGCTCTGAAGACGCAGCCGAACTGGATGAGTCCGACACGGAATGGGAAGGGGAGAACAACGGAGAGTTGAACGAACACCGTCGCAGACTGCGTTCTGCCCTAGAGCTTCATCACAAAGCAGTCTTCTTCTGTGCCAATGCGTACTTTCAGATCAAGGAAAACGCTGAGATGACAGAGCCTGACTCGGAGGAGTATCACCGTTTAAAGAAGCTGGAAGATGATGGTTACGAGCAGGCAAAAGTCATCCGAAGGGAGATTCTGCGGGAAAGCAACGGGAAAGCTACGCGGGTCATGGAGAAAATTGCGCGGAAAGCGTCAAACCAGTCGTTCACCCAAATACCTGAGCTTCTCATCAATTCTGATAGGGGAATCGAGAGTGGTGGTATATTGGACGGACTGGAAACGCTTTACAGGGAGCTCAACGAGCAGGCGAATGTGCTGGACGAATGGCGGGAGGAAGTCGTTCAGCTTCTTCTGCAGCCACTGGTGGATGAAGATGACGGGATCGAAACGACGGGCGAGGAACTCACCGAGTCTGCCAAATTTCAAGACCTGCTCATGGTATACTACCAGACGCTGAGGGCAGCTATCGCCGACCGGCAGGATGCCATCTCAGGCGGAACCAACGAACTCGTAAAACACGAAACGGAGACGTCGAGGAAGCTCGCCATGGATGGTGGCGGTCCAGCCCCAGAAAAGCTGCTCGAAATGCTGAAAAAACGAGGAGAGATAAGGCCCGGCTTGAACGGATCATCTATGCGAGGTGCTGTCTGCGACTTTCGCGGTCTGCTGACTCGTCTGGGTCGTGACTTGTCGGGAACCTCTCGTGAGGTAATCGAatcgaggatggcgacgtcTCAGTTGGCGGCGACACAGGCGCAACTCATCAAGCAAAGCAAAGTCGCCGTGGCCCTTGAATCGGAAATTGAGAGATTCAAGACCGTCATGAACACGCGACTGGAATACTACCGACAACTGCAGGCAGTGTCTGACGAAGTCATGCCCAGCGAGGACCCCAAGACTGAGGTGGCAATTGAGCGGGCATGGCAAGCCGAGTTGGACTTACGGCAGAAGCTGTCGTCAGCAGAGGCGAAGCACAGATATCGTGAGTATTTCCCACGGCGGCCATTCTAGAGAGCCGGCGGCTAACCCAAGGCGCCACCTCAGTATTGAACTTGAAGGAGCAGGGTTCGAAGTCCAATGAACCCCGCATGTGTGTCATCTGTCAGATGCCCTTCGTCACGGGCGTCCTCACAGTATGTGGCCACCAATTTTGCAAGGAGTGCATCACGTTGTGGTTCAAAGCGCATCACAACTGCCCTGTCTGCAAGAGGGGCCTCAAGCCGTCAAACTTGCACGACATCACCATCAAGCCGCAGCAGCTTCAGGTGCGGAGCGAAGATGCTGGTTGTGCAGGAAACGTGCAGGGCACCCAATCCGCATCCCGGAGGCAAGGCATCGCCGCAACCCACAATACGGCCATCTACTCGGCCTTCAACTCGGAGAAGCTGGCGGAGATTCAGGATATGGACCTTAACGGGCCGTCGTTCACGACCAAGGTCGATACTCTTCTCCGACACCTTCTGTGGCTGAGGCTGTCGGACCCCGGAGCCAAGTCCATTGTCTTTTCGCAGTACAAGGAGTTTCTCACGGTCCTCCGCAACGCTTTTCAGCGCTTCCGCATCGGCCATGCCTCCATTGATcagcacgacggcatcgccaagTTCAAGGATGACCCGGCCATCGAAgtcttcctcctccatgCCCGTGCCCACTCATCCGGACTAAATCTCGTCAACGCTTCGCACGTCTTCCTGTGCGAGCCCCTGCTCAACACGGCTCTCGAGCTCCAGGCTATCGCGCGCGTCGATCGCATTGGGCAGCAACACGAGACCACCGTTTGGCTCTATCTTGTctccggcaccgtcgaggagagcgtGTATAATCTCTCAGTCCAGCGTCGCATGGAGCACATGGGCCGCCGCGCAGAAACCGCCACTTCGCCTGCAGCGACTGGGGAAGCAACGCCCGAGCTCTTGGTGGCCAGCATCGAAGAAGCCAAcacgctcgagctcgagcatgCGGCCCTGTCGAGGTTGATGAGCAAAGACAAGTCGGCCGGGGAGATGGTTGACAAAGGCGATTTGTGGCAGTGCCTGTTCGGGCACGTCTCGCGAGATGGGGGCATCGTGCCTGAGAGAGATGGCCGAATGCAGGAACAAGCGGTCATGAGCTACTTagccgccgaggcgggcgatAAGCGCAGACTCGAATCACGGCGAGATTCTTGTACGACACAGGATGGAGGCAATGTGGGGAAACCATAGAAGTGCGATTCATAACGCGTACACCAATCGCTATTTCACCGATTTTGTCCATTGCCACGTAAACAGAGGCAGCAAAAGCAACGATTCGGGAAGGACCCTGAGAAGCATTTGCCAGTCTTTCCTGTTAGAACTGCAAGATAATGATGATACGAGCGCCACCGACTTGGCGGAATTTTGCCGTTATTTTCATTTTGCAACCGACACAGTACTGTCAAAGGCTTCTGCACTTCACCCCATGCTATTGTTTCTGGCCTGCTCCTAGCAAAAGCAGAAGCTAGGGCGCCTGAACTGCCCACCTTGggcctctcgtcgtcgtcaatgTTCTGGCACATGACATTTTCGTTTCCTCCGGCCATGGGCTCCATTGGCGAACTCTCAGAATGCGGAGTCACAAGGCTCAGTGTTTGGAGGAAATCCGCTTATTCGACGAGCTTCTTCTTGCTGGCGCTTGACCTGACACGCTTGGCGCTGGGGCGGTTCATATGGTGATCCGGGATCCAGCTCTCGTCGTACGTCTTGCCAATACCGGTGGAAGCGCCAAGGGT encodes:
- a CDS encoding SNF2 family helicase/ATPase codes for the protein MPWIQMPLVQTSSHQRLRASTTAKIGLNDAVPNEVLTYLQSIPSLDAANASLGDSVVEQGERSSKRRKVSTNATPPVSVAKADIAFSRPCREDAPTSFTSTIHGTSSNLRLRLEPDGSFCMEAAPSSSRHLFSASISLQPHDASETARRILDVSGHSRDQSSPGAIWTAATLVVNRDGPVVSMLISLELFWNETQSPLLPLRSRAERKLSQKLIDVFFPITPPARDFAGWSPMDFYDAAYVPPKDDHDSQTIRVPELEATLFPYQKRTLCWLLAREGMQWSASESQPRPLPRNDVEPQVNAFRSLTDSNGDPVFVSDLFQTVTRDTILYRQADTSVRGGILAEEMGLGKTLEILSLILLNRHPGPSTQEEARSGTHLTSTRATLIVTPESLRPQWMSEISRHAPHLRVKHYQGCKRLKNINQDFVVKELSDFDVVITTYSVLSAELHFALEPPKRARRYERAYDRPLSPLVKILWWRLCLDEAQMIENGYSQASVVARVLPRVNAWGITGTPVKDNVNDLAGLLSFLQYQPYCSASHIWQSLIKDHKPLFQQIFKSISLRHTKALVRDEIMLPPQNRYVISMPFTAVEEQHYQTLFKDMAEECDLDLDGAPLLGDWEPSKYEDAMRRWLNRLRQATLHPDVGVYSRRLLGSSKYRPMRTVDEVLSAMLDQSDNTIRHTERAYQLSRLHRGQLLENSPRVKEARAIWEEVRVDTEKLVGLARKTLEDALREHGSENAARKATIAGSSEDAAELDESDTEWEGENNGELNEHRRRLRSALELHHKAVFFCANAYFQIKENAEMTEPDSEEYHRLKKLEDDGYEQAKVIRREILRESNGKATRVMEKIARKASNQSFTQIPELLINSDRGIESGGILDGLETLYRELNEQANVLDEWREEVVQLLLQPLVDEDDGIETTGEELTESAKFQDLLMVYYQTLRAAIADRQDAISGGTNELVKHETETSRKLAMDGGGPAPEKLLEMLKKRGEIRPGLNGSSMRGAVCDFRGLLTRLGRDLSGTSREVIESRMATSQLAATQAQLIKQSKVAVALESEIERFKTVMNTRLEYYRQLQAVSDEVMPSEDPKTEVAIERAWQAELDLRQKLSSAEAKHRYRATSVLNLKEQGSKSNEPRMCVICQMPFVTGVLTVCGHQFCKECITLWFKAHHNCPVCKRGLKPSNLHDITIKPQQLQVRSEDAGCAGNVQGTQSASRRQGIAATHNTAIYSAFNSEKLAEIQDMDLNGPSFTTKVDTLLRHLLWLRLSDPGAKSIVFSQYKEFLTVLRNAFQRFRIGHASIDQHDGIAKFKDDPAIEVFLLHARAHSSGLNLVNASHVFLCEPLLNTALELQAIARVDRIGQQHETTVWLYLVSGTVEESVYNLSVQRRMEHMGRRAETATSPAATGEATPELLVASIEEANTLELEHAALSRLMSKDKSAGEMVDKGDLWQCLFGHVSRDGGIVPERDGRMQEQAVMSYLAAEAGDKRRLESRRDSCTTQDGGNVGKP